The Chryseobacterium shigense genome segment TTTAACGGCAGTCATAGCCTATAAAGATATTGATAACAGTCCCGAGCGAACATTTGTAGGTGTGATTACCAGAGTAGGTTTCAGTCAGGAAAAAATGAGTCTTGGGAATATTGTTCTGTCAGGATACAGTCCAACCATTTTACTGGATGGTGCTCAGCACATTCAGAGCTTTGGAGGAAGCCAGCCTGTTAATATAGGAATCATTGCAGAAGAAGTCATTAAGCAAGGTTTAGACAAAAGCCGTTTCGATATCAGGATTGATACCCATGATTATTCCCAGATTATCTATAGCAGCCAATATGATGAAACCCATTACAATTACCTTGCGAGAATGGCAGAAGCCTACGGCGAACAGTTTTATTATGATGGGGAAGTGCTCCATTTTGGAAAATTACCCCTTCAGAACAAGCCTATCAAACTCATCTACGGAAGTAATGCCAATGATGTCAAAGTAGAGCTGAAGGCTCTTCATATCAAGCCCCAGTTTTACGGATACAACAGCAGTAAGAATGAAAAGCTCGCTTCCGGTTCTACGCCCATTCAGCATGTAGGAGATTTAGCTAAAACCGCTTATGGGAATAATAACGGGATATTTAAAACTCCGGCTCTTCAGGTTGCCCCAATTAAGGCATCCACACATCTTGATGTTGAATATTCCCAGAAAAGTACAGCAGGAAGTGAGGCTGTGGAGATCTTTACTGTTTCGGGGTCAACAACTGTTCCTTTCCTTCATCCCGGATGTATAGCAGATATTGAGATGCGTAAGCCCGACAGTAATGAAACTTCTTATTTCACTAAAATAATGATCACAGAGGCTGTACATGAGATAGATACAATTGGTCATTATACTGGTTCCTTTGAAGGGATAGCTGCGGACACAGGTTTTTTACCCAAACCTGAATTTACCATTCCTATTGCACAGCCTCAGATCGCTACAGTGATCTCAAATGCTGATTCTGAGGGACAAGGTAGAGTTCAGGTAAGATTTGACTGGCAGATGAATGATACTACCCATTTTATCAGGATGATGAGCCCCGATGCGGGAGGAACGGATCAGGTAACCCAAAACAGAGGCTATGTAGCGATTCCGGAAGTGGGGGATCAGGTGATGGTGGGCTTTGTACATAACCATCCGGATAGACCTTTTGTAATGGGGGGGATGTTTCACGGGCAAACCGGTTTAGGAGGCGGTGCCAATAATCATATAAAATCAATACAGACAAGGAGCGGAAATAAAGTTATTTTTAATGATGCAGAAGGAAGCATATATATAGAAGACCCAAGTGGAAATACCTATTTTATGGATGGAAAAGGAAATATCATGGTAAATGCCCCTAACGATATCACCTTTACTGCCGGAAAAAATATAAAAATGAGTGCCGGAATTGATATAACCTCTATTGCAGGCAGTAATATTTTATCAACGGCAAACGTAAACATCGTTTCTAATGCGGGGGTCAATATGATTGATACCGCAGGAAAAGATCTGATGCAGACAGCAACCGGCAATATTCATGAATCATCTGACATGAGATCTGAAATTTCAGAAAATGAAAGGAATATTCAGGCTAAGAAAAGTGACTCATATGCTGAAAAAGTTACAGTTGTCAGTACTAAACAAAATATGATTTTACAAAGTGAAAAAACGGTAAAATCACAAAGTGGCGAACAAGGAAATTCTCATTAAAAGTTTTTGCCATGGCCATTATAAAAAACGCAAAGAATATTAATATACAGGTTGCTCAGAATTATACTTCTCTAAGCAAAATTTCCCATGAGGAATCTGAAGAAGTAATTATTGAGGCTACTAAACAAAATCTTGAACTCTCCAGCCAAAAAAGGACAATCATGCAGGGATTTGGAAGGGAAACTAAAGAAAAGGAAAAATCAGATAATAGCTCAGGGCACGAAGGACCAATTATTACAATCACAAATCAAAAAGTTGGGTGGGGATATATCAAATTAATTGGAGCTGATGATAGGAAATTTAAAGGGAGTTATATCACTATGGGAATTCCCTTGTACAAAATGTTAGTGACTCACTCAGCAGATAAAACATTTAAATTTGAAACTATGGTATCAAGGGATTCTTGGATTGTAAACAAAATTGAAGGAGTACAGGCAGAAGTGTATAACTGTGCATTTGAGCCTAAAAATAATAATGAGTATGAAGGAGTATATATTGATGTTTACCCTCATAATAATGACACGGCCGCTTATAAACTTGAACAAAATAACTCAGATACACTTGCATCAGGAGAGCGCTATAACGATAAACGAGAGAAAGTATCATCTGCAAAAAGTATAATGATTCATGTAGGTGGTTATTATCATAACGAAAAAGATGCAACAAATGATAATAAGCCCCGCACAAGAGCAGGTGGATCATTAGGGTGCTTTGGAATCACAAATAAAGAAAATTCATTTAACAATCCATCTGATAATGAAACTAAAAACATTATCAATAAAATTAGACAAAAATCAGATGATGATACAATTTTTGGATATTCAACAGTTAAAATAATTATTGAAAAAAGACAAGATGTTGAGAGAATTAAAAAAGTTAATCTGCCTTATTAGCTCATATATGCTGATAAGTTGTGGACAAAAAGAAATTTTAGTAATTAAAGGAGAATCTATAAACAAAGGAATTCCAAAAATATATTCTCCAGATTGCTATGTGAAAAATTTAAACCATGAAATATTAATCAGAGAGGGTTTTTTATATAAAAATAATATTTTACAAAAGTATATCACTCCTCAATCAGAAAGCTTATTGATTGATAACATTAAAGAAAATGGAAATACAAAAGAAACTGAACCATATAAAGAGCTGGATTTAAAAAAAGTAAATAAAGAAATAATACTATTTAATCAAAAATATCAAATTTTACGCGCAAATAAGGATACTTTATTTCTTTCTCAGGATATGATTCTGATAGAATCTCCTCAGAGTATAAAATAAGTTTGTATTAAAGTTTTATTTGGAAATGATTTTTTGATATCAAATGATAAAATAATGACTAAAACAATCTTTTTTTCAGTAATTATCATGTTACTCGTTTCCTGTACAGGTAGAGTGAGTTTAACAATAAAATTTTCGAAATTATTTTTAAAAAGTCAGAGACTATATAAGAATCATGTTTAACAGCGCGGATAGTTTAATGTGTCCAATTAGATTTGATAATTTTTGTAGATAAATAAGATATTAAAAAAACATAATTAAGATGGCAGGCGTTGATTTTAGAACCACAACTCAAACTCAGAGGAGACTATTGTCTAGATATTTTGTTCGCGGTTGGTGGACTGATGTTAATGATATGGAAATTACAGAAGCATCCTATGGAGATACTGTAAAATTTCATTTACAAACTCAATCAATACCGAATGATCGTGATGTCATTTTAAAGTTGTTTGATGATGATACAGTTCTGAACACTTCTGAAGATCAAGAAGATGATCAAGTCGGACTTGTTTATTCAGAGAGTGGAAGACCTGCTTTACAGGATAGGATTGATCTTAATAAAAAAATTATTAAGACAATAACTCTTGATAATTTAGAGCTTTTTGCAAAAAATGAGAATGATGGAATACTCGAATTATATTTTAAATGTAGTTATGATAATGAAGTAGATATAAAGTTTCCTGACATGCCAACTAATTATCTTAAAGTGATTGGGACTCCAAAAATTTTGCTTGTTAATGGGCATTGGAATAGGGCAGCGCATGCAATGGGTATGTCCCCCGGTTCTGGAGGGGAAGGTTATTGGGATTTTTTTACCCGTGATGTTAAAAGATATAAAAATAGTGCTGATCAATATTTTGGAATCAAAAGTAAAGAACCATTATACGTTGATGGATCATCATCATGGGGAGGAAGTGAGAGCGGTTCTGAAAGAAAAACCAGAGGATATGATTATTGCAAAGAAAACTTCAATGAAATAAAGAAAGGTCTGGGTAAAGAAAAAATTTATTTAATATCACATAGCGAAGGGGGAGCTCACGCTGCAGGTATTTGTAAATATTTATCTGAACAAGGGATAGAAATAGGTGAATCTCTAATGCTATCAGCAGATGAAGGTGATGAGTTTTCTGTTGAGGGCAATTATCCATGTTATCAAATTGTTGCAGGGTATTTGAGTAAGGATTGGTTAACCAGAAAAACTATATTTCACATAGATCCTGTTGTCATGGATAATAAGGTTCAGGGGGTAAACAGATATGGTGTTTATATATCGAATGGAGGTTTTGGAACAGTTCATGGAATTACAATTGGTGAGTCGACTTTTGGATTAGTTAGCAAATTAAAAAATATAGTTGTAATACCTGCTCTGAATAGCAGAGGAGGGTCTGTACATCAGACCAGTCCTATGGATGAAGATTGGTACAGAATAGACGATTACGTATTATACAACAAAAAAATTGATTTGTATCCTCGATTAAACTCAAATATCTCCGAAGCATATTATCAAAGACAAGATTAATTATGAATAAATCAACCAAAAAAGGAATTATTATTTGCGTGCTTGTTATAGTATTTATAGCATTAGGTTTTATATTCAATCCTTTTTATTGGTTAATGCAACCAACAAAAAAAACTGAACAGCCGGAAACATCATTTCAGGAAAAACAGTATTTTCAAAAATTAGAAAAAAAATATAATGCAAAAATCAAAAGACTGTATTATAATAAAACTAAAAAAGAGGAAGATACATTATATTCTGATTATGCCAGTTTCCCTTTTGAGTATTCTATATCCATTGATATTCCTAAAAACGTAACTATTCAAAATGATTCAATTCTTAATATAGCTATAAACATTAAAGATAAAATTTTAAATAAAAATAAGAATCTGAAAAAAATAAGAATTTATAAGAATTATGAAACATATCTATATGATTATAATGCAACTAATGATACTATAATCCTTCAAAAATAATCGTTATAAAATGACAGCTTCTCATTTCCCCACTTCCACTTATTCCGTCATAGATAAAAGCCTTGTAAGAATAGGAGAACAAGAATATGAAAGCCTTCTTACTTACAATTTATTTGTGAAAACAGAAGAAGATCTGGATTTTGATATCAGTATAAACAGGACCGATTTTAAGGTTAATCAGCAGAAAATTGATACTAAATTTTTAGAAATTTCGAATCAATATATGGAGGCCCTGTTTCCTTTGGGATGCAATATTGAAAACTACACACTAAAGATTATTAATTTAAATGATATAAAAGAAAGAATTCTAAAAGAAGATAGTAAAATAAGAGATCAGTATAGCGGAGAAGGAGTAAATCATATCCGTAGCCAATTTTTGACAGCTACCGAAACAGATGAAAAACTTTCAGAATTTATCAACCAACTTCATTTCATGAAAGTTCTCAATCTTGGAATTCAAAAATTCAAGCAAAAGCAGGGATACTTTCTGAAATGGAACATTCTTCCCATTTGCTACTCAGAATGGAAGGGAAATATCAGCTATTCAACTGATACAAACAGTCTTCATTTCGAGCCAAAAATTGATAATGCACAGGAAATAATGGACGAAATCATCAATTATGTTCATACGCATGAATACAATTTAGATTTTGAAGAAGAAAATTTACCATTATATGCAGACTTCAACCATCTGGTAAACTATACAGGAAAAACAGGTAGGATGGCCAGCTCAGAAACCCATATCTGTATAGAGGTAAAAAACAAATTTTATTACCAGCAAACATTCAAAATAAACACAAAATAGTATGGCAGCATCAATCCCTTATATAGTTCAGACCGGAGAAACGTTGCAGGATATCGCTAAAAAACTGGGTATAAAAGACTGGACACAGCTAAAGGAATATCACAATCAGAATTCCGGACAGTCTACTTCAGATATCCCTTATTCCGGATTCACCTTGATGACTCCTTCACAGGATGAAATTTATGGCATGAACGGAGAAACCCCTCCATTAGATCCGGTAGAAGAGCAAAAAGATGCTGAGCAAAAACAAGAACAGGAAAAGAAAAAAGAAGAAGAGGATAAAAAACAGGAAGAATCTTCCAAAAGTGAGCATGACGGAAAATATTTCGTGGTACATAATGCAAAATGTGTCTGTGACAAAGCTGAAAACCCAAAACAAACAGCAGATTTACAGGTAACTTCACATAAAACAATTGTATTTAATGATCAGGCAGAGAAACTCGTGGCCACAGAAGATGATAAAACATTTATACCGCCTGCAGCAACTTTCGGAAAATGTAAACTAAAACCATCTTCCGGCGGATATTTGCCTTGCCAGCTTGCAGCAGCGCCTAAATGGAGCAAAACCTATGACAGCACTACTGTTCAGGATAAAAAAACACTCACTGAAATCTCTGAACTTCAGTGTATGGTGGGCGGAAAAATTACTATTGAAAAACACGGGCAGACCGATAGTGTAAGTAATGCACATGCAGACAATACCAATCCTTTGGAACTCGCAGCTGTGAATCCGGCCATTCAGCAGCCGAAGAAACCGGATTTAACCCCGGAAATTGAAAGTGTAGAAATTATCATCCCCCAAACTACTTAAAAGATGGCAATTACAATTTTACGTCCAAATCAGGAATTCACAGTAAAGGCAAATGTCACCCGTGGTGATACACAATTGGTATCATGGATTATTTTCAGCGGACATAATTCTGAATCTATGAATATCTTAGCATTTTATCCGAAAAACGGGGTTGAATTACACCATAATTTTCCAGATGAAGGAAAGTTTCGTTTAGCCGCCTACAATAAGGAAATTCAAACTAAAGAAGATTTTCAAGGCTCTGCAGAGCTTAAACATGTTGATGTTGAAATTAAATATAATCGATTAGACGGATCAAAATTAAGTCCTAAAAACCCTGGGAATTTCCTGGCAGGAGATGATTTCCGTAAAGATTTTCCGGCAGTTTTTGAAGCAAAATTTCTCATCAATCCTCCCAATCAGGAAGAAATAAGCCGGCTGCAATTCATTCTTGAAGACGGCTCAGGAAACACACTTAATGAGGGATCAAATGTTTCAAATGTGTTTACTTTTACTCCTCGAAATTCTAATGCAAAATATACCATAAAGGCAATATATACCAATGAATCGGGAGAAGCAACCCAACAGACATTTTCCGGAACTTCAAAGGCAATATCGGTAAGGGATATTACCCATGGAGCAGAGGTTGTGAGACCGGGAGAGCCAATGACCTTCAGCGTGACCAAAACACAATTCGGTGCAATAAGCAGTAACAGTGATTTTCCCGAACAAGGAAATATAAAATGGAATTTGGATAAGATATTAATAGGCACCGGAAGATCTATTACTATTTCCGGAAACCAGCTAATGCAAAAGAGGAAATATCATATTGAAGCGTATGCAACTTCGGCAGTAGGTAATACGAAAGGAAGCAATACAGACAATACAAAAAATGACTGGCATTTTGAGGTTAAAGAAAATATTGTAGAAAGTATAAAGAGTAATGGTAAAGCAAAGTTGGGTAAAAGTGTTGAGTTTGAGATTGAAAAAATGACTTTTCCTAATTATGATGCTGCGAAAGATGGAAGTCTTGTCTGGGAAATTACGGGTTCCGAAAATAAAAATGTTTCTTCAGGGACAAAATTAATCCATCAGTTTTCTATTGCCGGGGACTATACAATTGATTGTGTTATGGGGGGAAGAAAATCTCGAAATCCATTAAAAATAAATGTGATACAACCTAAAATAATATCTGATACAGCCAAATGGATTGATAATGATAACGGCGCTAGTGGGAATATAATCAAAGAGGCAGGATATGGCCAGGAAGTTTGTGCTTATGTAAAGTATGTAGGTTTAGAAAAAGAAGAGGCCGTTTTAGAAATATATGATGATGATAGTACAGGAAGTAATATCGTTTTTTCAACTACAGCAACTTTACCAGATACTCCTGGAGTTTACTGGCCATTTAAATTAGATGATACTGTAAAACAAAAAATTGAAGAAAAGGGTTTAACAAAACCTGGCGAACTATATTTTAAAATAATACCTAAGGATGCAAGTTTAAAAGTTGAGAATGGAAATCAGGCATTGGGGAAATCATTAAATGTACAAAGTGAGCCTAAAATTATTAATGCTTATTTCTGTGATGCAAACGACACTCAAAAATTTACGATTTCTCCTTTAAGTAAAGCATTATATTTTAAGGTTTATGCAGCTAATATGGTTGATAAAAAAGTTGAGATAAATTTTGCAACAGAGTCTGATGCTTATTGGACTTGGGATGAAGAATTATTATTTCACAAATGGAAAGATATTCAAGATAAATTTAAGAATGAAAAAATACGGGATACCAAAACCGCTACATTTAATAATAAAGGAGAAGTCCTTGTCCCTGTAGATTTATCTAAATTAGGTACTCCAAAAAACTATATTTTATTGAATGCAATGATAAAAGTCATTGAGGAGAAAAAAGAAGGGGAAATACAAAAAGAAGAACAAGGGTTCTATATGGCTCATGGTAATTTGGTAAGGCTTTTTCCTGATGCTACTTTACCAACAATCTCGGAAAATAATGGTGCTGTAAAAGTGGGTAGAGAGCAATTGAATGGTGGTGAAAATGGTACCTGTATCTGTAAGGAGACAAACTTAATTTGGGGAGGTCATCCAAATGTAACTTGCGAATTCAGAAAGAAAGTTATTGACATTAGTAAAAGGCAAAACTTTGATCCTAATGATTTGATGGCTGTTATGAAGGTTGAAACTTCCGGAACTTTTTCATCTTCTAAAATTGAATTAAAAGATACCAAAGAAAAACGTAAAGATGGAACATTTAAACGGGAATATAGGGGACTGACGAAGGATGAGATTATGAAATTGGACGAAAACTTTAGTGGTGCCGTTGGTCTAATACAATTTACACCTACAGCAATTAGTTCGTTGAATGAAAAATATAGCTTGTCATTAACTAAAAGAAAATTAGCTTTAATGCCACAGTTAGATCAGCTTGACTATGTAGAAAAATATATTGAATTATGGAAAAAAACAAAAAACATTACAAGTAAAATCTCATTATCTGATCTTTATGTATTAGTTTTTGCTCCGAATTATTTTGGTACTCCTGACAATACAACTTTGTATAAAGAAGGCTCAGATTATTATAACGCAAATGCAAGTGTTGATACTGATGGTAAAAATGGAATCACCAAAAATGAAATTGCAGCGCGAGCCATATTGGCTAAATCTGAAGGAGATGCATATAAAACATCTAAATTTAGTTGTGGTAATGGTAACAGTTCAAATAATAATATAGATTCCAAAGAGGTAGTTACATTTCACATTTATTTTGATGGAAAAATAGAAAAAAGAATTCCTAAGTCGATCAAAGAGGCATATAAACAAAAATATAAATATGTTTTTCATGATAAAGAGAAAAAAGAGCACGATATATGTGTTGTTGATTGGCATACAACAAGTAGAAAGCTACCTAGTAGGAGTAAATTATATAAAAAACCTACACACTCAAAAATATTAAGTGATGATAATATAAGTGAGGGGCAAACGCGACGAAGAGTTATGTATGAAAATGGTGATATTGCAGAGTATGGAAGTAATAATGGAGATACATTTTGGAGATTATACTCAGCAACAAATGAGAAAATTGAATTGATAAAAATGCCTGATACAGTTAATTATGTAAAATATAGTTTTTCAGGAACAAAAAGGATTTATACAGGACCTAATTACTTTGCTGGTTTTATAGGAGCATTGGCAATTACTGAACTTTCTGTAACTACTACAGGATCATGTTTTAGAGAGGGATCATGTTTTCCAAGCCAGTTCCATGTAAATGGTGAAAGTATAGATACTATTTATTTTGGAAAATTGGAAACCGATCAGAAATTTATAGACGCAATGAAATCTTTCCATTTTGGAGAAAGAAAAGTTGGAAATGATGCTTATTTTACGAAATTAAAAAATGTTTCAGACGGTGGAGATCTTCATGATTCTCACTTGCATTGCGGAGAATTTGACAACTCGAAAATTATAGAAATAAAAGAAAAGTAAATAATGAAAAATTATCTAATCATAATATTAGCTATACTTTCTATAGCCTGTATAAAAACTAAAAAAGAAATCACTGAAAATACAACAAATATCAAAAATAAAGATGATAAACCATTTAGAGAGATTGGGAATTCTCTTTTGTTAACGACAAAATTTGCAAAAAAATGGTACGTTCAAATTTATAATGAAGCAGAAGCAATGTCTAAGAATGATTCATTAAATCAAAACAATTTAGAAAAATTAGATTTTTTTGATTCTATGATAAGTAAAAAAATTATAAATCTTCAATACGAAAAAGATCTGGTTGATAAAAATACATCAAAAATAGATTCAATTTTTGTTATTGATTCGGCAAATTTAGGAAATAAAAAACTATTTTATGTTAAATCCTACAAAACTATAATTGAGAAAGGATACGATTTCCCTCCTACAGAAAAAAGTATTGATTTATTAGTTTATAAGAATAATATCTTATTCAAAAAAGTCAATATTTATTCTGATATAAGCTATCCTTTTGCGAAAAAAATAAATTTAGGTTATTTAAATACATTAGGTATTTTATATACTAAATCTTTCAATATTGATGAAGAAGGTGTAAATTTTTTAGGTGAGAAACAACAAGATTTAAATAAACTTTTAAAATAAATCTTGTTTATAAGCAGTTTATCAGGATATAATTAAATTATCAAAATGAAAACCCTATCATATATATCACTATTATTATTCTGTACATTTTCATGTAAGGATAATAAAATATCAAACCCTACTAAAAACTTAGTAGAAAATAGTACAAATAAGGTAATTACTTCAAAACTACAAAATACTAATATTGATCAAAAATGGTATGGTATCTATAAAGCACGATTTGATTATGGAAAAATTGGTGGGGTTAATGCTGGCTGGGATTTAGAAATTCATATTGATAGTAATCACATTACAGTATCAGGAAGTGGTTATCAAATAGGGTTTAAGGATGAGGTAACAGCCACAGAAGAAGAAAATAAATTAATTCTGAAATATAAAAAAAATATTGATGGTTACTCACTTGGAAAAAATATGAATCCTGAATTTATTTTAATAAAGGATAATGATAATTTTTATATTCAGTCAGAATGGATAGACTCTGATATTATTACAAAACCAGAAGCTAAAGGATTTATCATTTCAAAGAAAAGCCTTTAGCTTTATTCCCTTTTCAAAAATATATATTATAAGAATAGGGGGGGCTCCTTCCCACGAAATAAAAGTTGAGATAAAAAATACCTGCAAAGAAATAAAGTTCGATTCAAAAATAAAAAAGCTCTTTTATTTTAATGTTAAACTGGGAAGTGATAAAAGAAATGTAAATATCCACGATTGGTTCTAATTTCGAAGGTTGAAATAATTTTACCGAACTGTGTAAAAGGAATGCCTCTCAAACTGATCAGATTCCGACTGAATTCTACTGGAAGACTAAAAACAAGATCAATTAAGAACATAGATTTATAGTTGTACATTTAGTATATCATCACCAAAAAATACCTGGCTTTACATATAGACCTTACATTTTTACAATTTTTCCTGTTCCTTCAGTTCTATTTTTGTAATATTATAAAGAAATATTAAATGGAAGGAATAGATAAGATAGAAACAGCAAGAACAGTAATGCGTAAACTGACCATAGAAGACGCAGTAGATTTTTATACTTTAAATCTGGACAAAGAAGTATTAAAATATACGGGAGATAAGCCTTTTAAAGATTTACAAACCGCAGCCGATTTTTTGGCTGATTATGATCAGTATAAAAAGTATGGTGTCGGGCGGCTTGCGGTTATTGACAAAACCAGTTTAAAATTTATAGGCTGGTGCGGACTTAAATACAGTCCCGATAAAAATGAATATGATATTGGGTTCAGGTTTTATAGAAACTATTGGAATAAGGGATTGGCAACAGAGACTGCAAAAAAATGCCTTGATTTTGGTTTTAATGAACTTAAAATTGAAAGAATAGTTGGCCGGGCAATGAAAGAAAACATTGGCTCTATTAAA includes the following:
- a CDS encoding type VI secretion system Vgr family protein encodes the protein MSSISESLRGAAFRPVQNAEGVSENHHSGINRLVKLSLVIEGKVIKYYKHFKFTQSSRRHHEFTLTLAHDALEDRQTHTLEEANKFLGKRLTAVIAYKDIDNSPERTFVGVITRVGFSQEKMSLGNIVLSGYSPTILLDGAQHIQSFGGSQPVNIGIIAEEVIKQGLDKSRFDIRIDTHDYSQIIYSSQYDETHYNYLARMAEAYGEQFYYDGEVLHFGKLPLQNKPIKLIYGSNANDVKVELKALHIKPQFYGYNSSKNEKLASGSTPIQHVGDLAKTAYGNNNGIFKTPALQVAPIKASTHLDVEYSQKSTAGSEAVEIFTVSGSTTVPFLHPGCIADIEMRKPDSNETSYFTKIMITEAVHEIDTIGHYTGSFEGIAADTGFLPKPEFTIPIAQPQIATVISNADSEGQGRVQVRFDWQMNDTTHFIRMMSPDAGGTDQVTQNRGYVAIPEVGDQVMVGFVHNHPDRPFVMGGMFHGQTGLGGGANNHIKSIQTRSGNKVIFNDAEGSIYIEDPSGNTYFMDGKGNIMVNAPNDITFTAGKNIKMSAGIDITSIAGSNILSTANVNIVSNAGVNMIDTAGKDLMQTATGNIHESSDMRSEISENERNIQAKKSDSYAEKVTVVSTKQNMILQSEKTVKSQSGEQGNSH
- a CDS encoding PAAR-like protein, with product MAASIPYIVQTGETLQDIAKKLGIKDWTQLKEYHNQNSGQSTSDIPYSGFTLMTPSQDEIYGMNGETPPLDPVEEQKDAEQKQEQEKKKEEEDKKQEESSKSEHDGKYFVVHNAKCVCDKAENPKQTADLQVTSHKTIVFNDQAEKLVATEDDKTFIPPAATFGKCKLKPSSGGYLPCQLAAAPKWSKTYDSTTVQDKKTLTEISELQCMVGGKITIEKHGQTDSVSNAHADNTNPLELAAVNPAIQQPKKPDLTPEIESVEIIIPQTT
- a CDS encoding GNAT family N-acetyltransferase: MEGIDKIETARTVMRKLTIEDAVDFYTLNLDKEVLKYTGDKPFKDLQTAADFLADYDQYKKYGVGRLAVIDKTSLKFIGWCGLKYSPDKNEYDIGFRFYRNYWNKGLATETAKKCLDFGFNELKIERIVGRAMKENIGSIKVLEKIGMTFKESFDFEGHEGVIYELTKNKI